The region AGGCGAGCACCGGAACTATTCAAATCGCCCGAGGACTGGCGCAAATTCTGGATAGCAGCATTGAGATCACCATTACGGGCATTGCGAATTGCGTCATTCAAATCATTGGTAACCTGATCACCACCTGTAATGGCAGCACGAATATCCTTCAGCCCCTGCGGATGATTATAAGTCTGATCGTCATGCCTTAATTGCGCGAGGTTATGGTGAAATGCCTTCTGTTCTTCCGTTATTTCCTCTGAAGTACTTCCCATCGAGCGCAAAGCACCTTCGATATCACCTTTGCGAAGCCGTTCCTGAGCATCGTAGATGTGTGAATTTGCACGACCTTCTCGATAATAAGCCTCGCTCAATGACTTCTGCGCATCATTATCGCCTTTAACGAGATCGCTCACGTTCGGCTGAGCGCGATCAAGAAATCCGCCGCCTTTGTCCATATCAGAAGATGTCGCTCGCAACGCAAGCAAGGCGCCGGTCACATCTCCGTTTCTAGCGCTAGCCATTGCGTCACTCAAATGAGACGCGGCATCATCTACTGCATTTAGACCACGATTAACATCCTTGATACCAGCAGCATGATTAGGTGCTTCACTTTTGGAGTATGGAGACGAAAAATTTGACAATTCCGAAGTTAGCTGATCATCCGATTTCAACTTGTCGTTTGTAGCTTTGCATGGAAAAACAGAGGCATATGAGGTATCTTTCGGGCTGTACGCATCAGCAGCTGCATTCGCTAATGGCGGAGTTCCGGCAGATAAACGAGCTTCGACCGCGTCAAATGATTCAGGTGCACGGTGTATTGAATTCGCCATGTTGATAAATCCTCCATAGAAACGATGCAATGAAGCTGCAAAACTGCACTTCAAAGTTGAATCGGCTTCCGTGTGTGTCAATTCGTTAGTAAATTGGGCGGGCAAACCGGAATCGGTTTTCATCAAGGAATCTAAATTATCGGCGTGACCACGGCATGACCACAGTCAATATCTTTCCAGCCGCCGCTAAAGAACCTTCAGAGCGTTCAAAAACTCGCCCACAACAAATGAACTTAGATTCGCCAGAATGACGGCGAGCATATCTCGATAAAACGTTCGCGTCCGAAACTCTTCACGCGTTCCAAACGCCCACCAGAAAAGTGCGCACTCGCTGAGCGGAGCAAAAGTTTCCGCAGCAATCAAATAGAGAATCTTATGATGCACCGGATTTATGAAATGTGGTATCACCCATATAACGATCGGATATGAACACGCCGTCAGCCACACGCCGGCAAATAACTTCTCACGCAAAGAATGCCGCTCACACAGACAAAAAACGAGAACCGGCGTCTCGATCAGGACCGATAGAGTAAACCCTACGGCGGTCCAGAGGAGTAGAGCGTTCACGTCTATCATTTACGATATGGTTTTCAACAGGAATGGAATCTCGGCTAGAACATGCGCCATCGCCAGTGTGAAGTATACATCTCTGGTAATGGAATAATTCAGCGCAAAACAAACCCACAACGCTAAAACTGCAAAAGTGGAAGAAACGAATATGGCAGGCACCAAATGTCTCAATTGATCGGAGCGATGAGCAATCGGGATCGAACCTGGCTGCCAGTTGCGCCATCCGGCACTTACCAGTGGAATCGCGACGAGCCAAACGCCGTAGTGCACCATTTCGAGAAAGGTGTGCATCGCTACAAGCATGTGCGATGAAGCGTATGGCATTACCTGAGACCCGGCATGTTTTGTTATTTGCGACGTCAACAAATCGACGGCGCCCAGGGGTGGCGCATCACGCAGAGTCCACCAGATGGCGGCGAGAAAGAGCGGCACTGTCGACAAACACAAGTGATAAATCGGACGCCAACTCGGCTTACTACGTTGCAACTCACGGTCGAGAATCCAGCAGCCAATCAGTGGATGCAGATAGACAAGTCCCAAACTAAACCAGGCAGGAAAAACGAGAGCAAAAGAAATTGCAAGAAGACCAAATGGCAATGCCAGGCCTGACAAATTCGAGCCCGGCAGCACCGAGCCCCGCAGTTCCGAGCTGCGCAGTTCAGAGCCGAGCAGTTCAGAGCCGAGCGGTTCCGCTCCTTGCCGATGCAAACCTTGCGCAGCGGATCCGCTGCTGGAACTTAACCGCCATCTGCCTGACAAGACAATCAGCCGAACACACCAGAGCACGAAAGCAGCGTCCCAGAAACCGAGCAGCGCACTGTATGCGGTGCCCGTCAAAACTTTCAAGTGAACAGCAGCCATCAGCGCGATATAACAGCCTGTGAGCAAGGCTATTCCGCAAAACGACCAGACGAAGAATTGCTTGAACTTTCCAAACCGAGCAGGCAAACGCGAAAGAAAGTATCGCGCCTCGATCCAATTATGAGGACCGGCAAACAAAAAAACAGTTGCAACAGAAAAACCAATTGGCGCGCAGCCAGCCATTGCGGCGGCAGCCAGGGCAATCGCGAAGAATCCTAATCCAAATTCAACTGCCCCGTCGGGTTTTGCTTGAGAGCGAACCGAAAGCATTGTAATCAGCCCCGCCGTGACTCAAACAGCGAGCATTCGCTAGCGTCTTCCTGACAGCTGATTGGCGTCCAGAGTCGCGCCATTTCCGCCGCTCTGAGCTTGTGCAAGCTTGGCTTTTGCCGCTTTTCTCTGATTGACGAACCACAGCCCGAAAAACATTATGGCAAGGGAAAGACATATCCCAGCCAGCACAATTGGCATCGTCTGATCTGGCGGTGGTGGAGGACCAGGCGCTATATCAGCTTGAGCTTGCTGCACTGTAGCAAACATGACTAAGATTAACGCCGCCAGATTGAAGCTTTTCATTGTGTTCTCCTCTTTCAACCGATTATAGTTCAACAGTCAAATCGCCGCATTTTAGGAGTGATTTTAGACTTTTTGCCCGATTTTAGGTTCCGTGCCTGCCAATAGCCGCTTAATGTTGGCGCGATGACTGTAGACTACAAAGACTCCAGCAAACAAGCAAAAGCCGGTATAGGCAGGTTCATGGCTGTAAAGCCACATCACAATTGCCGAAGTGCCCACCGCAATCAGCGATGCCAGGGAAACAAACCGGAACAGATATACGAGCAAGATAAATAAAGCGAAGGACGTAAGCGAGCCCATCCAGTTCATGGCGAAAGTCGTACCTAGCGCAGTGGCGGCGCCTTTGCCGCCTTTGAATTTCAGAAAAACCGACTTACTATGGGCGACAATGCAGATCATCGCTACGGCGCAAACAATCCACATAGAGTTGCCTATTTCGGGCAGCAAATCATGCTTAGCGCAGTAAACAGCGAGATAGGTCGGTATAAAACCCTTGAGATTGTCGAGAAAGAAGACGAGAGCAGCAGCGCCCTTGCCAGCTGTTCGCAAAACGTTGGTGGATCCCGTCGAACCGCTACCGACAGTCAAGAGGTCGATACCGCGGGTGTATTTCACAACCCAGTAGCCGATTGGCAAAGCACCGAGCACATACGCTGTTATGAGCAACAAAATCGTGTTCATGAGAGGAGACCCAAAGATTCACTCCGATCTTAGCCTATGCGCGCACCGAAAATGCTTTCACTCCAGGGTTCACAGGCAATACGAGCTGGAAATAAACACGACGGCATTAGAAGAAGGCGAGCCGGGTACAAATACTTTAGTCAGTCAAGCAGGTGATCACGTGCAGTCCAGATCTCAAAGAGACAGCAAATATGATGAGCGCGACCTTTCCGCGGTTATTGAACTGCGGGTTCCTGACGACAACCTCGTTTCAATAAACAGAAACAGCCGTCCAGATGAGCACACTGATGAGCCAGGTGTTCAGCCCGGCGAATCAGCTCAAATAGATGCGGCTTCGACAACTGAAAAGCCCTCCGAAACGGATGGCGCTCAGCAGGCGGAAGAGCCGCCTGAAATCAACCTGCAAAGCTCGGAAGAAGAATTAAGGGTCAACAATAGCCAAACACTTAATTCGAGCCAGCACGATTACATAGAATTCTCCAACAAATTCGGACAGAGTATGGAACCTCCAGGAAATTTCTACAAAACCTGGGACCGCCATCTAAAGCAACCCTTCAATTTTGCTTACTTCACGATTGCCGCCGCAGCTATCGCATATGTCTCCACAAGTTGGAATCTACCGACACTTTGGCTGGCAGTCGCAGGATTCATGCTATTCGCGCTTGCCGCATTTCGGACGAGCTGGAACCGCAGACTTCATCCGAACGACTTTGCGATCGTTTTCTCAAGAAAAACCAAAATGATGATAAGAGCCACTGCCATTCTCTTTCCGATTCCCTTCTTCGTAATCTCCGTAGCACAGCCACTTTCATACGCGCAACTGCATGAAGGACAAAAGCTTTTTCATGATGGGAAATACGATAAAGCCGTAACACGATTCAATCGCGCTACGATGCTAAATCCGCGACTGGAACAAGCTTACGCCGAACTGGCTGACTGCTACAACTTTACTTATGAATATCCAAAGAGCCTGGAAAGCGCAGAAAAGGCTCTGCAACTTGACCCTACAGATGGTGCGGTTTGGGCATCCAAGGCATGGGCTCTAAACCAACAGAACAAATACTCTGAAGCTTTAGCAGCGGGGCAAAACGCGGTGAAGTTCGATCCCACCAGCGGAGAAGCGCATCGTACAGTAGCAGACGCATACTTCGGTCTGGGAGAGTATGAAAATGCTCTTGCCCCCGCCAGCGAACATGCTCGTATTCATTACGAGGAAGCTGACGCATTCGATTTGAAAGCAGACATTTTGGAAAAACTGAACAGAAAGGACGAAGCAGCGCAAGAACGTGCCGCAGCAAAGGCCTTAAGCAAACGGGAAGCTGAATGACACAAACAAATTCCTTTGCTCTGGACAGACACTACGAAGACGAAAGACTGACGGCAATTTACGACTTTGACAGTGGATGGTCACCCGACCGTCAGTTTTACCTCGACCTTGCCACCTCACCAGGTACTGAAATTTTAGACCTCGGCTGTGGCACGGGACTTCTCGCCAACGAGTACGCAGCGAAAAAGAACAAAGTCACTGGAATCGATCCGTCGGAAGCAATGCTTGCAGTCGCCCGAGAAAAGTTCTATGGCGATGAAATTGAATGGGTACAAGCGTTTGCACAGGACTTCGACCTCGGTAAGACTTTTGACCTGATTGTGATGACTGGACACGCATTTCAGGTATTGCTTACGGATGACGACGTTACAGCAACATTTAAGAGCCTGCAAAAGCATCTCAAACCAAATGGATTGATTGTGTTCGAATCGAGAAATCCATCGATAGACTGGCAGAAAAACTGGAATTACGATATCGAGATTGAGCTTCCCACTGGTGGCACTGTAAAAGAAGCACGCCGATTCATTGCGATGGAAGACAACAAAATGTCGTTTGAGCTGCGCTACCAGTTCAAAGATGAGCTCTTAACTTCCAATAGTGTACTGAGATTCTGGACCCTGACTGAGATTCAAAACCATCTAGCCGAAGCAAAATTGCAGGTAGAAAAAATTCTCGGCGACTGGAACGGTAATCCGTTTGCCAACACAACCTCCGAAGAGATGATTTTCTTTCTCCGCCATCAAAGTTGACCTGGCGTGTTTGATTCCTAGCTTGTGGAAGTTAACTGTCAAAGGATTAGACAATGAATCTGGATTCGCTGCGGTCAAGCCTACAACAGCAGCTAATTGAACAAGCGAACAGGCTTGAACTGAATCGAGACACGATCGAACTAAACTATGTGTTGAATTGGGGCGGTTTTGTTAATGCGTCATTCACTGCCACCGATGGTCGCAAAACATTTCATATAAAGGTTTCTCAATCACAAGAAAGTGATGAGAGCCTTCGAAGATGGTGCAAAGTGCATCGTCCACTTGAGCAAAAATATCACGCACCAAAACTCCTGCTGAACATACAAATGCATGAAACGGGTCGTGAGGTAATTGTATTCGAACAGATAAATGGCGAGCCACCAATGGTTTTAACTCGCACACTTTCTAACAAGATATTATCCGTGCTCCAACGCCTGCATAACGACTCAGGATTGGCACAAGAGATCGATGACGAGCGCAGCTCTCAAAGAAGCTATGCTGACTGCTACAAAGGCACTTTTCACGAGCGATTCACCGAAGATTTAGCAATAATCCAGAACAATCTGCCGCCCTTCGTGGACCGAACGTGTTTTGATTGGATGAAATTGCAAGCAGAGAAACTTCTGCAATCAGTAGAGTCATCGCCCGCCTTCCAAAAGACAACCGGGCATCTGGCGCATGGAGACTTGTGGTTAAACAACATACTTGTAGATGGTGACGAAAATTTCTGGATTCTCGACTGGGACGATCTATCCATATCAGACCCAGCACTCGATATAGTAATGTTGCTTGGGCCCTCCATAGAAGAAATCAGACCATTCGAAATTACAAAACAAGATGTGCCTGAATATCCGCTCGATGAAAGCATGGAAGAACGATTAAAAATCTATGCACCAGCAAGATTGCTCGACTGGATCATCGATCCGCTTGCTGATTACGTCGAAGCTGAATCAGCACCGGAAGTCGCTGCTGAAGTACGCATAAGGAATCAACACTTCCATACACTCGCCAGAGCAGCCTTTGAGTCAAGGTACAACAATGCACCACGATTTAACTGACGAAGAATTGTTGAAGCTGCTGGAAGCGCCTCCGCGCTACAAGGCGCCAAATCTTTACGACTCGGAACTCGACAGACTCATAACAGAGCGCGGACTGCAAACGGTGCGTCAGAAGAGACAACAATATTTTTGGAAAGTAATAATTGGCGCCATCATCGGCGGAATATTTGGCTTTGTATCGTCTTTTGTAGCGCCCTCAATCGTGTTCCAACTGACATTACTCTCGCTTGCTGTCTACTTCGCGATTGGATATTTTGTCGGAAGCCACCGCTCAAAGCTCGTTTCAAAAACCTTTAAGAGCGGTCGACATGACCTGACACTAAAAATGCTGCCTGATGCTATTTCGTGGAACACAGCGTGGTATCCGCTCACTATAAAGTCGTTGCTCAATTGCCAAAACATCGAATTAAACTTACTTTTGAACGAGGGGCGAATATTAGAATTAGAAGCGCACTCTCGTTTTCTGATGGCACACATAAATCCGGCACGGCTACAAAACAGCCGCGCTCTTCCGCGTCTTCAGAACAACATCTGGGTGAGCTGGATGCTCGCCGGCAGATACCTCGAAGCGGCCGAGGGTTTTGCCTCGAGTGATTTGAGCAAAACTGAAAAACATATACGCACAATTATTCTGAACAACCTGGCTCTATGTCAGGTCAAAGGTGGTGATCCTAAAGCCGCGCAAGAAACTCTCGATCGAGCCTTCGCGGAAATATCGAGTCAACCGCGAAGCCCCGTAAGACCCAATCTTGAATTTATTCAAGCGACCGTTTATGTAGAGCAAAATAATTTAGGCGCCGCTGAAGCAGCAATAGATAAGGCTAAGACGCTCGCCGAGAAAATTGGTAACAGCGAGTTACAAGCAGATTGTATGGTTCTCAGCGGTCGAATACTCAGCAAGCAAAAGAGATACGATGAAGCCGAACTATTTTTCAAAAGCGCCATAGAAGTTTTCTCGAGCACCGACAACACTCACTACCTCAGCTTGTGCTTCGCCATGCACTACTATGCGCAAATGCTATTGGAAACGGGCGATGAGAAATCGGCACTGCGCTCGATGCGCAAAATTCTTGAATACACGCAAAGCTACCAACAGCGAGAAGAAAACACGTGCGAGCGGATCAAACAGCGGCTCAGAGATACCAGCAAAATCAGAACGGCGAGTGACCTGATCACCTTAGGAGAACGGGAGCCGCTTATTGAACTGGGCACCGCAGATAACTGAAGCGCCTATTCAACAACTGAAAGGGCGCTCACGAGCGCCCCTGTCGCTTTTATATTGCACTTCGAATCCCATTAGGGTGACGTCTGTTTGAAGGACTAAATCGCTTGTGCTTGTGTTTGATATGACAGCAAGCTATTCAATTTAGTTCCCAATGTCTGACTCAAAATTGCAAAAAACTTGCACGAACCAGGATTCGAACCTGGAGCCAAACGCTTATCAAGCGTTTGCACAACCTTTGTGCTATTCGTGCATGGCGGACGGTGCATGGACTCGAACCTGCAACCCTTTCGGGCACCTGTTTTCAAGACAAGCTGCTTTCCAATTCGCTTACCGTCCACATGGCTGCACAGATAGGAATCGAACCTACAACCTACCCGTTAACGGCGGGGAGCTCTACCGTTGAGCTACTGTGCAATATCTTCCGTGAACGACTCGAACGTTCAACCTCGTTCTTGTAAGGAACTTGCGCTACCGATTGCGCCAACGGAAGTGGGAATTGGAAGTTGGAAGAAGGAAGTTGGACCCCCATGCAAGATTCGAACTTGCGACAACCGACGCTCGTAACATCGTGCTCTGTCCTCTGAGCTAATGGGGGAGGCTTCCGCCTTGCTTGGATTCGAACCAAGGGCTTTCTCGTTAGAACCGAGCTGCTCTGTCCACTGAACTACAAGGCGATTTTTGACCTCAGTTGGATTTGAACCAACGCATCGACGCTTAAAAGGCGTGTACTCTACCGACTGAGTTATGAGGTCGGAGCCTTCGGTCAGACTCGAACTGACAAATGAGAATTTACAAGATTCTTCCTGTACCAATTGAGGCACGAAGGCAACAGACGCAGTGGATTCAGATAACAACCCGAATTTTCTTAAGAAACCGCATGGTGTGCGCGGTTCGCGTCTTCGTCCCTGTAGTGTATGTTGCGTGTAGAACATGATCGTAGTCCTTGATGGTGCGTTTAACGGAAACAAAACGGGTAACTGAATTTGATCGCCTGTCGGATCGGCGATTAGATGCAGTATTAGTTCTATTTCGCAGCACAAGAAACATGATCTGTACTCCTGTCAGAATTGGTGTCTAACGGTGAGAGTGGAACTCTCAAAAGTATCGAATTTTTGGAGACGGTGAGAATCGAACTCACCACAAGGAGTTTGCAAGACTCCCTCGCCAGCCTCGGTAACATGCATCCCCAGAACAAAGCGGGAAATAGTTACGCGCGGGCGCCGGTTCTGTTCGATTTATTCTTGTTACTTGAACTGTCATGACCGTGATCCTCATTGCCTGAAATCGTTACTGAAAGCGTGCGCGCGCCATTGCCGAGCCATTTATTCTGGTGTCTGCTTGTGGTTGCGAGCTGTAACGAGGAGGTCACGGTCGTCTAGTCCTATACGTGTTTGCGCCGTAAGCGCGGGATGGAGCGGAATAAGAGAATCGAACTCTTTTAGCCAGTTTGGAAGACTGGAGCACAACCAATATGCCAAATCCGCCAATTGGTGGCAAGGATGGGATTCGAACCCACGATCTTCGGCTTATGAGGCCGACGAGCACAGCCGCTGCTCTACCCTGCTATCTCTAACTTAACTCATTTGTACGAGCTAGTCAAGAAAAAAAAATTCTCAGCGCACACCGCATATGGTGCAAGACGCCCGGCACAGATAAATGTTCCCTCGTCTGTCTCCTGCATCAGGAATGCCTAGTGCGCACCGCGGGATTGACTGCAGGTACGGTTGCAGGTGCAGGTACGGTTGCAGGTGCAGGTGCGGGTGCGGGTTCGCGTGCAGGTGCGGGTGCAGATATGGGTGTCTGTCTAAGTGCAGGTACGCGTGCAGTTGCACGGTGCAGGGATATGCGACCCTGCCGCCAACCTGGTATCATTCCTGTACCCAGCGCCCTACACCTGTAGTCCTACACCTGTAGTCCTGGCGCCACCATGCCCGCCCCCGCATCAACATCTCGATACACAGCGTCAAGTCCCCGCACATCAAGCAGATTCAAATGACACTTTCACCTAAGCACCAAACAATTGACGTCGCTGGAAGCCCTCTGCACGTACCTGAAGGGATCAATTACAGTTGCTCAGGCTGCGGTCGCTGTTGCTACGGCGTCGCTGTGCCAATGACGGAAGAAGATTACGACCGTGTTTCAGCGATTGATTTCAGTAAAGATTTACCGCAGTTCGATTGGAGCAAGCAGTATAGAAAGCTTAGCGAAAAAGAACGCGCAAACACCAATTACAC is a window of Candidatus Melainabacteria bacterium DNA encoding:
- the plsY gene encoding glycerol-3-phosphate 1-O-acyltransferase, producing MNTILLLITAYVLGALPIGYWVVKYTRGIDLLTVGSGSTGSTNVLRTAGKGAAALVFFLDNLKGFIPTYLAVYCAKHDLLPEIGNSMWIVCAVAMICIVAHSKSVFLKFKGGKGAATALGTTFAMNWMGSLTSFALFILLVYLFRFVSLASLIAVGTSAIVMWLYSHEPAYTGFCLFAGVFVVYSHRANIKRLLAGTEPKIGQKV
- a CDS encoding tetratricopeptide repeat protein, whose protein sequence is MQSRSQRDSKYDERDLSAVIELRVPDDNLVSINRNSRPDEHTDEPGVQPGESAQIDAASTTEKPSETDGAQQAEEPPEINLQSSEEELRVNNSQTLNSSQHDYIEFSNKFGQSMEPPGNFYKTWDRHLKQPFNFAYFTIAAAAIAYVSTSWNLPTLWLAVAGFMLFALAAFRTSWNRRLHPNDFAIVFSRKTKMMIRATAILFPIPFFVISVAQPLSYAQLHEGQKLFHDGKYDKAVTRFNRATMLNPRLEQAYAELADCYNFTYEYPKSLESAEKALQLDPTDGAVWASKAWALNQQNKYSEALAAGQNAVKFDPTSGEAHRTVADAYFGLGEYENALAPASEHARIHYEEADAFDLKADILEKLNRKDEAAQERAAAKALSKREAE
- a CDS encoding class I SAM-dependent methyltransferase; this encodes MTQTNSFALDRHYEDERLTAIYDFDSGWSPDRQFYLDLATSPGTEILDLGCGTGLLANEYAAKKNKVTGIDPSEAMLAVAREKFYGDEIEWVQAFAQDFDLGKTFDLIVMTGHAFQVLLTDDDVTATFKSLQKHLKPNGLIVFESRNPSIDWQKNWNYDIEIELPTGGTVKEARRFIAMEDNKMSFELRYQFKDELLTSNSVLRFWTLTEIQNHLAEAKLQVEKILGDWNGNPFANTTSEEMIFFLRHQS
- a CDS encoding DUF1679 domain-containing protein translates to MNLDSLRSSLQQQLIEQANRLELNRDTIELNYVLNWGGFVNASFTATDGRKTFHIKVSQSQESDESLRRWCKVHRPLEQKYHAPKLLLNIQMHETGREVIVFEQINGEPPMVLTRTLSNKILSVLQRLHNDSGLAQEIDDERSSQRSYADCYKGTFHERFTEDLAIIQNNLPPFVDRTCFDWMKLQAEKLLQSVESSPAFQKTTGHLAHGDLWLNNILVDGDENFWILDWDDLSISDPALDIVMLLGPSIEEIRPFEITKQDVPEYPLDESMEERLKIYAPARLLDWIIDPLADYVEAESAPEVAAEVRIRNQHFHTLARAAFESRYNNAPRFN
- a CDS encoding tetratricopeptide repeat protein, encoding MHHDLTDEELLKLLEAPPRYKAPNLYDSELDRLITERGLQTVRQKRQQYFWKVIIGAIIGGIFGFVSSFVAPSIVFQLTLLSLAVYFAIGYFVGSHRSKLVSKTFKSGRHDLTLKMLPDAISWNTAWYPLTIKSLLNCQNIELNLLLNEGRILELEAHSRFLMAHINPARLQNSRALPRLQNNIWVSWMLAGRYLEAAEGFASSDLSKTEKHIRTIILNNLALCQVKGGDPKAAQETLDRAFAEISSQPRSPVRPNLEFIQATVYVEQNNLGAAEAAIDKAKTLAEKIGNSELQADCMVLSGRILSKQKRYDEAELFFKSAIEVFSSTDNTHYLSLCFAMHYYAQMLLETGDEKSALRSMRKILEYTQSYQQREENTCERIKQRLRDTSKIRTASDLITLGEREPLIELGTADN